One region of Arthrobacter sp. StoSoilB22 genomic DNA includes:
- a CDS encoding mannitol-1-phosphate 5-dehydrogenase has product MKAVHFGAGNIGRGFVGLLLHEAGYEVVFADVADALISQLASASSYDVHEVGENPAVKTVTGFRAFNSASQEAAVVEEISTADVVTTAVGPHILKFVAPVIARGLAARPADLPALQVMACENAINATDLLHTEIQAAWDESAGDLGAVAVFANTAVDRIVPNQAAGQGLDVTVETFYEWVIDRTPFGDNAPKIPGATFVDELGPYIERKLFTVNTGHASAAYFGYAAGLEKISDAMADPAVAAKVRAVLEETKELLVAKHGFVEAEQEAYVQKILSRFTNPHLPDTVNRVGRAPLRKLSRHERFVGPAAELAERGVTPVALLEAMSAALRFDDGNDDEAVELAKLLSELDAATAVERITELTPPHPLFAAVQKLVEDRQAEA; this is encoded by the coding sequence GTGAAGGCAGTTCATTTTGGGGCAGGCAACATCGGGCGTGGTTTCGTGGGGCTGCTGCTCCACGAGGCCGGCTATGAGGTGGTGTTCGCGGACGTAGCGGACGCCCTGATCAGCCAGCTCGCCTCGGCAAGCAGCTACGACGTTCACGAGGTAGGCGAGAACCCGGCGGTCAAGACCGTGACCGGTTTCCGCGCCTTCAACTCAGCGTCACAGGAAGCCGCCGTTGTTGAGGAAATTTCGACGGCGGATGTGGTCACCACTGCGGTGGGGCCACACATCCTGAAGTTCGTGGCACCAGTAATCGCCCGAGGGCTGGCGGCCCGTCCCGCGGACTTGCCGGCCCTCCAAGTGATGGCTTGCGAGAATGCCATCAACGCCACGGACCTCCTGCACACGGAGATCCAGGCTGCCTGGGACGAATCCGCGGGTGACTTGGGGGCAGTCGCGGTCTTTGCCAACACGGCCGTGGACCGCATCGTCCCCAATCAGGCGGCGGGACAAGGCCTGGACGTCACGGTGGAGACCTTCTACGAGTGGGTCATTGACCGTACGCCGTTTGGAGACAACGCCCCGAAGATTCCCGGAGCTACCTTCGTGGACGAGCTGGGGCCGTACATCGAACGCAAGCTGTTCACGGTGAACACCGGCCACGCTTCTGCTGCGTACTTCGGCTACGCAGCAGGGCTTGAGAAGATCTCCGATGCCATGGCGGATCCGGCTGTGGCAGCGAAGGTCCGGGCGGTGCTGGAGGAAACCAAGGAACTGCTGGTGGCCAAGCATGGGTTTGTGGAGGCTGAGCAGGAAGCCTATGTGCAGAAGATCCTGTCCCGCTTCACCAACCCACACCTGCCGGATACCGTGAACCGCGTGGGCCGGGCGCCTCTGCGGAAGCTCAGCCGCCACGAGCGATTCGTTGGCCCGGCGGCGGAGTTGGCCGAACGCGGTGTCACGCCGGTGGCATTGCTTGAGGCGATGTCCGCAGCCCTCCGTTTCGACGACGGCAACGACGACGAAGCGGTGGAACTGGCAAAGCTTCTGTCCGAGCTGGACGCAGCGACCGCCGTCGAGCGCATCACGGAACTGACGCCGCCGCACCCGCTCTTCGCCGCCGTCCAGAAGCTTGTGGAGGACCGGCAGGCCGAAGCGTAA
- a CDS encoding PTS mannitol transporter subunit IICBA: protein MATETVAKPRTSARVGVQKFGTFLSGMIMPNIGAFIAWGLITALFIEKGWIPVAELGGFGTNAEGEPNGGIVGPMVTYLLPILIAYTGGRMVYDVRGGVVGAIATMGVIAGTDSPMFIGAMIMGPLGAWTMKQIDRLWDGKIRPGFEMLVNNFSAGIWGAVLALGGFYGLSYVVKWFTDRAGEVVEFLVNNGLLPLTSIFIEPAKVLFLNNAINHGVLTPLGIQQSLEQGKSILFLLEANPGPGLGILLAYMFFGRGAARASAPGAAIIHFLGGIHEIYFPYVLMKPILILAAIGGGMTGIATMAVTNSGLVAPAAPGSIIAVLAQTSRDSYVGVILAVVLATAVSFLIAAVILRTSKNKGEDDLSAATSRMEAMKGKKSSVSSALVGDRADAQPGTVLTRPVQNIVFACDAGMGSSAMGASVLRNKIKAAGFPDVKVTNSAIANLNDNYDVVVTHQDLTERAQPRTASAVHYSVDNFMNSPKYDEIVDLVRSSNSEGAASETGVTPDSGTTTEPGAGVQPAAAATTAAPAHGAHAAEPAPAAGGKATDGQPVEGKGVLLRESVVLNGTATDRDAAIDEAGKLLLDRGAVDVSYVHAMHEREESVSTYMGSFLAIPHGTNDAKEHINHSAVSIIRYPEGIDWGGKQVKFVVGVAGINNEHLQILSSIAKIFTNKAQVAQLEEATTVDEVLELFGKVNA, encoded by the coding sequence ATGGCAACAGAGACCGTTGCGAAGCCCCGCACCAGCGCCCGCGTTGGTGTCCAAAAGTTCGGAACATTCCTGTCCGGCATGATCATGCCCAACATTGGCGCCTTCATCGCCTGGGGCCTCATCACTGCCCTGTTCATTGAGAAGGGTTGGATTCCCGTAGCCGAGTTGGGCGGCTTCGGAACCAATGCCGAAGGCGAACCCAACGGCGGCATCGTCGGCCCGATGGTCACGTACCTGCTTCCAATCCTGATCGCCTACACCGGCGGCCGGATGGTCTATGACGTCCGAGGCGGCGTGGTGGGCGCCATTGCCACCATGGGCGTGATCGCGGGTACAGACTCTCCCATGTTCATCGGTGCCATGATCATGGGCCCGCTGGGTGCCTGGACCATGAAGCAGATCGACCGGCTCTGGGACGGCAAGATCCGTCCGGGCTTTGAGATGCTGGTCAACAACTTCTCCGCCGGTATTTGGGGCGCAGTGTTGGCGCTGGGCGGTTTCTACGGCCTTTCCTATGTTGTTAAGTGGTTCACGGACCGTGCTGGCGAGGTTGTGGAGTTCCTGGTCAATAACGGCCTGTTGCCGCTGACCAGCATTTTCATCGAGCCCGCCAAGGTCCTGTTCCTCAACAACGCCATCAACCACGGCGTGCTTACTCCGCTGGGTATTCAGCAGTCGCTGGAACAGGGCAAGTCCATCCTGTTCCTGCTCGAAGCCAACCCCGGCCCGGGCCTCGGCATCCTGCTGGCCTACATGTTCTTCGGCCGCGGTGCAGCCAGGGCTTCGGCTCCCGGCGCAGCAATCATTCACTTCCTCGGTGGTATTCACGAGATCTACTTCCCATACGTGCTCATGAAGCCCATCCTGATCCTCGCTGCGATCGGTGGCGGCATGACGGGCATTGCCACTATGGCCGTCACCAATTCCGGCCTCGTGGCTCCGGCTGCCCCGGGTTCGATCATTGCCGTGTTGGCACAGACATCCCGTGACAGCTATGTGGGCGTCATCCTGGCGGTTGTTTTGGCGACGGCCGTGTCCTTCCTCATCGCTGCGGTCATCCTGCGCACGTCCAAGAACAAGGGCGAGGACGACCTTTCCGCAGCCACGTCCCGTATGGAAGCCATGAAGGGCAAGAAGAGCTCCGTCTCCTCTGCACTTGTTGGTGACCGCGCAGACGCCCAGCCGGGCACTGTCCTGACCCGCCCGGTCCAGAACATCGTGTTCGCTTGCGACGCCGGCATGGGTTCCAGCGCCATGGGTGCCTCGGTCCTGCGCAACAAGATCAAGGCGGCCGGCTTCCCGGACGTCAAGGTCACCAACTCGGCCATCGCCAACCTCAACGACAACTACGACGTTGTGGTCACGCACCAGGACCTCACCGAACGTGCCCAGCCGAGGACGGCCAGCGCCGTTCACTACTCGGTGGACAACTTCATGAACAGCCCCAAGTACGACGAAATCGTGGACCTGGTCCGGAGCAGCAACAGCGAAGGTGCGGCATCTGAAACAGGCGTAACGCCCGACTCAGGCACGACGACGGAGCCCGGCGCCGGCGTACAGCCCGCCGCAGCTGCCACAACAGCAGCCCCCGCCCATGGTGCGCATGCCGCTGAGCCGGCCCCCGCCGCAGGCGGTAAAGCAACAGACGGTCAACCCGTTGAAGGTAAAGGTGTCCTGCTCCGCGAAAGCGTGGTCCTGAACGGAACTGCGACTGACCGGGACGCCGCGATCGATGAAGCCGGAAAGCTCCTGCTGGATCGCGGTGCCGTGGATGTCAGCTACGTCCACGCCATGCACGAGCGCGAGGAATCCGTGTCCACGTACATGGGCAGCTTCCTGGCGATCCCGCACGGCACCAACGATGCCAAGGAACACATCAACCACTCGGCAGTGTCCATCATCCGCTACCCGGAGGGCATCGACTGGGGCGGCAAGCAAGTGAAGTTTGTGGTGGGCGTGGCCGGTATCAATAACGAGCACCTCCAGATCCTGTCCTCGATCGCCAAGATCTTCACCAACAAGGCGCAGGTTGCCCAGTTGGAGGAAGCCACCACGGTTGATGAAGTGTTGGAGCTGTTCGGAAAGGTCAACGCATAG
- a CDS encoding TetR/AcrR family transcriptional regulator — MSFDDQLPPKIRLLRAAAELLANSEGSAVSTRQITKLAGVTAPTLYHHFGDKEGLFDAVVSAGFEEYVAGERDFAPSGEPLEDVRRMWDNHVQFGLSQPHLYLVMFGNIRPESRPAIVADAEALLEEMLNKAAIAGQINVPPREAARSILAANVGVTLMLIAEPVEERNLELSTMTRDSMIFAVSTDTARGAAADDSGKSSVVVAAIALNAALQASHSDQLSSSELKLFLEWLHRISSSS, encoded by the coding sequence ATGAGTTTCGATGACCAGCTTCCGCCCAAAATTCGGTTGCTTCGCGCAGCTGCCGAATTGCTGGCGAATTCGGAGGGGTCAGCGGTCTCAACGCGCCAGATCACCAAGCTTGCCGGGGTCACGGCGCCAACGCTCTACCACCACTTTGGCGACAAGGAAGGCCTGTTCGACGCCGTCGTATCGGCCGGATTTGAAGAGTATGTGGCGGGGGAGCGGGATTTTGCACCGTCCGGGGAGCCCTTGGAAGACGTCCGGAGGATGTGGGACAACCACGTCCAGTTCGGGCTGAGCCAACCCCATCTGTATTTGGTGATGTTCGGCAATATCAGACCGGAAAGCCGGCCGGCAATCGTGGCCGATGCTGAAGCGCTTCTGGAAGAAATGCTGAACAAAGCCGCTATCGCCGGTCAGATCAACGTGCCGCCCCGCGAGGCGGCACGCAGCATTCTGGCCGCCAACGTGGGCGTCACGCTCATGCTGATCGCAGAACCGGTGGAAGAACGGAACCTCGAGCTCTCAACGATGACCCGGGACTCCATGATTTTCGCCGTCTCCACGGACACCGCCCGTGGCGCCGCAGCGGACGACTCCGGTAAGTCGTCCGTGGTTGTTGCGGCAATCGCCCTGAATGCGGCACTGCAGGCCTCACATTCGGACCAACTTTCCAGCTCTGAATTGAAGCTGTTCCTCGAGTGGCTTCACCGCATTTCCAGCAGCTCCTAA
- a CDS encoding HPr family phosphocarrier protein, with protein MPERTATIASRSGLHARPAALFAEAAGEQPVEVTIAMQGEPADDALDAASILSLMTLGAAKGDVVVLRAEGDGADAALDALVKLLETDLDAE; from the coding sequence ATGCCCGAACGCACAGCCACCATCGCCAGCCGCTCCGGACTGCACGCCCGCCCCGCCGCCTTGTTCGCCGAGGCTGCAGGCGAGCAGCCCGTGGAGGTCACCATTGCCATGCAAGGCGAACCCGCCGATGACGCGCTCGACGCCGCGAGCATCCTTTCGCTCATGACGCTCGGCGCTGCCAAGGGTGACGTAGTGGTGCTGCGGGCCGAGGGGGACGGAGCCGACGCCGCGCTGGACGCACTGGTCAAGCTGCTGGAGACGGACTTGGACGCAGAGTAG
- the ptsP gene encoding phosphoenolpyruvate--protein phosphotransferase: MQNFQGVGVSPGRIIGSVRQMPKPVSEPPSGERLAADVSPEDAVAGLKAAAQAVHDELKGRADSASGDGKAVLEATALMAKDTMLLKSAAKLINAGSSAERAIWEAGASVSEMLHNLGGYMAERATDVLDVRARIVAELRGVPAPGIPASDTPFILVAEDLAPADTATLNPAVVLALVTSGGGPQSHTAIIARSLGLPAVVAAHGVDDIADGSEVYVDGAAGFVAVSPSDEQRAAATAWAETSATLAEFDGNGTTADGHLVPLLANVGGAKDAVAAAALGAQGVGLFRTEFCFLERDTEPSVEEQAAAYKAVFDAFPGKKVVLRTLDAGADKPLPFLTDATEPNPALGVRGYRTDFTTPGVLERQLEAIARAASESDADVWVMAPMISTAAEAGRFASLCAAAGIKTPGVMVEVPSAALTAATVLREVGFASLGTNDLTQYAMAADRQLGPLAELNTPWQPAVLRLVQLTVEGAAQESSGREGDPKPVGVCGEAAADPALAVVLTGLGVTTLSMTARSLPAVGTVLKTVTLEQAQELARLALSAPSALEARDWVRAKLPVLEELGL, from the coding sequence GTGCAGAATTTCCAAGGAGTAGGGGTCAGCCCTGGCCGCATCATTGGTTCCGTCCGCCAGATGCCCAAGCCGGTGAGCGAACCGCCGTCGGGAGAGCGTTTGGCAGCGGACGTTAGTCCGGAAGACGCCGTCGCGGGTTTGAAAGCGGCTGCGCAGGCGGTGCATGACGAACTCAAGGGACGCGCGGACAGTGCTTCCGGCGACGGCAAAGCCGTCCTCGAAGCCACTGCGCTCATGGCCAAGGACACCATGCTCCTGAAGTCGGCCGCGAAGCTGATCAATGCCGGCTCCTCGGCCGAAAGGGCTATCTGGGAAGCCGGCGCTTCCGTCTCCGAAATGCTGCACAACCTGGGCGGCTACATGGCCGAGCGCGCCACCGACGTCCTGGACGTGCGCGCCCGCATCGTTGCCGAACTCCGCGGCGTCCCCGCACCGGGTATTCCCGCCTCGGACACGCCCTTCATCCTGGTGGCCGAGGACCTCGCACCGGCGGACACCGCAACACTGAATCCCGCCGTGGTCCTTGCTCTGGTGACCTCGGGCGGCGGCCCGCAGTCCCACACGGCCATCATTGCGCGCTCACTCGGCCTGCCCGCCGTGGTGGCTGCGCACGGCGTTGACGATATTGCCGACGGTTCCGAGGTTTACGTAGACGGCGCAGCTGGCTTCGTGGCCGTATCGCCCTCTGATGAACAACGCGCTGCGGCGACTGCCTGGGCTGAGACCTCCGCGACGCTTGCGGAGTTTGACGGAAACGGCACGACGGCGGACGGCCACCTAGTGCCGCTCCTCGCCAACGTCGGCGGAGCCAAGGACGCCGTGGCAGCTGCCGCTTTGGGCGCCCAGGGTGTTGGCTTGTTCCGCACCGAATTCTGCTTCCTTGAACGAGACACCGAGCCCTCCGTGGAGGAGCAGGCCGCGGCTTACAAGGCCGTTTTTGACGCGTTCCCGGGCAAGAAAGTTGTCCTTCGCACGCTCGACGCCGGCGCCGACAAGCCACTCCCCTTCCTCACGGATGCCACCGAACCCAACCCTGCACTGGGTGTTCGCGGCTACCGCACCGACTTCACCACACCAGGCGTCCTGGAGCGCCAGCTCGAGGCCATTGCCCGGGCAGCTTCGGAATCCGACGCCGACGTGTGGGTCATGGCCCCCATGATCTCCACCGCCGCGGAAGCCGGCCGCTTCGCCTCCCTCTGCGCTGCTGCCGGAATCAAGACGCCGGGCGTGATGGTGGAGGTCCCCTCTGCTGCGCTGACCGCCGCCACCGTGCTGCGCGAAGTCGGGTTCGCGTCCCTCGGCACCAACGACCTCACCCAGTACGCCATGGCCGCCGACCGCCAGCTCGGACCCCTCGCGGAACTCAACACCCCGTGGCAGCCTGCCGTGCTCCGGCTCGTGCAGCTCACCGTTGAAGGTGCGGCGCAGGAAAGCTCCGGCCGCGAAGGCGACCCCAAGCCCGTGGGCGTCTGCGGTGAGGCTGCCGCCGACCCTGCCCTCGCCGTCGTACTGACCGGGCTGGGTGTCACCACACTGTCCATGACCGCGCGCTCCCTGCCCGCCGTCGGGACCGTGCTGAAAACGGTGACACTGGAGCAGGCGCAGGAACTGGCCCGGCTCGCTTTGTCTGCTCCGAGCGCTCTTGAGGCCCGCGACTGGGTCCGCGCCAAACTCCCCGTACTCGAAGAACTCGGCCTCTAA